The segment GTCCTGGGAAGCCTCGTCCGAGCCGGGAACGGCCGCGGTGGCGCGTACGGTGAACTCGGCCGTCCGGACGACCTCGTCGTGCTGGAAGTCCAGGTAGAGGCGGTAGGTGCCGCCCGAGGGCGCGGCGGCCATGAAGGTGATCCCGGGCCCCGGCTCGGTGGTGCCGTCACCGGGCTCGCCCTCCGGGTGGACATGGAGGTAGCCCAGGTCGCCGACGCGCAGGGCCACCAGGTGTCCGTACGCGCCCAGGTAGGGCTGGAGGTCGGTGACGGGCCGCCCGTTCCGGCTGACGGTGAGTGTCAGATCGCTCGCCTCGGTGGGCACGAGTTCTCCGTCGAGGGTGACGGTGTACTCGCCGACGCGGGCGGTGCGGGTGTCTCCGGGAAGCGGCCGGGGGTCGTACTGCCCGGCGACCGAGGCGTCGATCCCCAGCGTTATGGTCCCGTGGTGGCCGACCGGGTGGATGTCGGCGAAGAACCTCCAGTCCCCCGGTTCCAGGGACAGTTCGACGCTCCAGGTGCCCTTCCGGTCCATCACCGGGTGCACGTGCTGGAACCCGTGTGTGTCGCGCCGGACGGCGATGAAATGCAGTTTCTTCTCGTGCTCGGGAGTGAACTCGGTCACGGGCCGCCCGTCGGGACCGGTCACCCGGAAGGTGACCGTCCGCACCCCGGCGGAGAAGACCGCGGAGTCGAGCTCGAGGGTGTATCCGCTCTCGGAGACCGACAGCCCGCCGGGACGGGCTCCGCCGTGGCTGCCGTGGCCGCCGTGGCCGGTCATGTCATGGCCGGAAGTGCTGTTCATCGTGGTCTCCACCTCTGTGATGCGTCTTCTCGCGGTGTCCGCGCTCAAGAAAGAACATACCCCCCGGGGGTATGTTCCGCAAGGGGTGATCCACAAGAGGATCCGCATCCGCGGGGCCGGGCCGGCGGCGGTACCGCACGGGCGTGGCGGCGAGTTCAACGGGAATGCGCACTTCCCGTTGCCCAGCGCCCCGGGTACCGCCAAGCTCGGGCCAGCCGCCGGGGCGACGGCCCCGCGGTGCCCGAGGAAAGACCCGAGAAGCACCCGAGAGACACCAGGGAACATTCGAGAACACTCGAGACAAGAGGAGTGCGCTTCGTCATGCCCTTGACCAGAAAGCTCTCCACCATCGGTGCGGCGGTGGCCCTGACGGGCACGGCGCTGCTGACGGCTCCGGCCGCCCAGGCGACCGGCACCGCCCCGTCCGCGGCCCCCGCCGCCGTAGCCTCCGGATGGGTCCCGATGGGGACGCACCCGTCACCGGCGGCCTGTGCCGCTACCGGCCAGTACCTCGTCAGCATCTGGCTGATCCCCGAGTTCTACTGCGACCCGTACTGGCCGTACATGCTGTACGGCTGGAAGTAGCCCGCACCGCCGCGCCTTCGTCCCCCGGCCGGGGACGCGGGCACGGCCGGCGGGAGGGACCGGAAGCAGGAGGGGCGAGCCGGGCGTACGGCCCGGCCGTACGAAGGTCAGGCCGCGCCGGAGAGGGTCCGGTGCCGCAACTCCGAGCAGGTGTCGCTCAGCAGGCGGGAGACGTGCATCTGCGAGATCCCGCACTCCTCGGCGATCCGGCTCTGGGTCATACCGCGAAAGAAGCGCAGATACAGAATGCGCTGCTCGCGCTCGGGCAGCTCCGCGATCAGCGGGGTGATCGCCACCCGGTCGACCACGGTGTCCAGTTCGGGGTCGGGCGCGCCGAGCGTGTCCGCGAGGGTCAGCCCCTCGCCGGGCGCGCCGGACGCGAGCTCGGCGTCGAGGGAGAGACCCGCGTAGGCGTGCAGCGCGGAGAGGCCCTCCCGCACGTCCTCCGGGTCCAGACCGGCACGGGCCGCGATAGCGGCGAGGGTGGGTTCCGCACCGGACCGGGCGAGTTCCCGGTAGGCCGTACGGACCCGTCCACGCAGTTCCTGGGTCCGGCGCGGGACCCGCAGCAGCCAGGTGTGGTCCCGGAAGTGCCGACGGACCTCGCCGGTGATCGTCGGGACCGCGTAGCTCACAAAGGCCGGCCCGCGGGCGGGGTCGAAGCCGTCCACCGCCTTGACCAGGGCGAGCGCGGCGACCTGGCACAGATCGTCGAGGGGTTCACCGCGGTCGCGGTAACGGGCGGCGATCCGGTGCGCCATCGGAAGCCAGGCACGGACCAGCCCGTCCCGCAGGGTGTCGTGCTCCACCCCGTCGGGCAGGGCGGCCAGTCGGCGGAAGTCCGCCGCGGTGTCGGGTGCGTCGTCGTGAGGGTGCCGCCGCCGGGTCACGCTCATCACCTGTTCCGGAAAGGGGGGTCTTCGCGTACCGCCATACGGCGGATACGGATCGACCACCGACCGGGCTGTGCCCGCGCGACGGACCGCCGCCGGGCGGGGCCACGAGACCGGCCGGTACGGGCGGATGCCCACCCGCCCCCTTCCACCCTGGCAAACCGATCGCCGGCGCGCACCCCGTACCCGGTCCGGCCCGCGGACGGCGGGGCACCTACCCGCGCCCGGTTCACGGAGGAGGCGGAGACGGGCGGTCGGCGATGACGATCCGTGTCCGGCGGTCGCCGGCCTCGGGGTCAGGACACGACGGCCTCGCCCACGAGGAGCCGGACGGCGGCGGCGATCGTTTCGGCGTCGATGCCCGCATGGGCGAGCTGCTCGTCCGGGGCGGCCGAGCCGGGCATGGTGCGGACGGCGAGCCGGACCAGCCGCGGCAGCGGCCTGCCGTCGGCGAAGGCCGACGCGACCGCGTCGCCGATACCGCCTTCGGGCCGGTGGTCCTCCACGGTCATCAGACAGCCCGTCGCGTCGGCGGCCGCCTCCAGGGCTTCCGCGTCGACCGGCTTCACCGAGTAGAGATCGAGCACCCGGAGCCCGATACCGGCACCGGCCAGCAGGTCGGCGGCCTTCAGCGCCTCGTGGACCGTGACCCCCGCGGCGACGACGGTGACCCGGTCCCCGTCGGCCGCCCGCAGCAGCCTGGAGCCGCCGACCGGGAACTCCTCACCGGGGCCGTAGAGGACCGGGGCGGCGCCCCGGCTGGTGCGCAGATAGCCGATGCCGGGAAGCTGCGCCATGCGCCGGACCAGGTCGGCGGTCTGGTTGGCGTCGCAGGGGTAGAGCACGGTGGAGCCGTGGACGGCCCGCATCATGGCGAGGTCCTCGAGCCCCATCTGGGAGGGTCCGTCCGGTCCGATGGCGACTCCGGCGTGCGAGCCGCAGAGCTGGATCCCCGCCTCGCTGACCGCGGCCATCCGGATCATGTCGTGGGCCCGGGTGAGGAAGGCGGCGAAGGTGGTCGCGAACGGTACGTATCCGCGGGCCCGCATGCCCACCGCGGCGGCGACGAGCTGCTGTTCCGCGATGTAGAACTCGAAGGAGCGGTCGGGGTGGGCCCGGGCGAAGGCCGCCGTGCGGGTGGAGTCCCCGACCTCGCCGTCGAGGACGACGACATCGCCGCGCAGCGATCCGAGGGCCGCCAGCGCCTCGCCGAAGGCGTCCCGGGTCGCCACCTCGTCCCCGATCCGGTAGCGCGGCGCCTCGACCGCCCGCAGTGGTGGTGCGGGACGGGCCGGAACCGGTTGCGGGAGGGTGACGTCGACCCGGATGTCACGGACCCCGCCCAGCTCATCGACGGCCCGTTCGGGGTGCGGCAGGGGCTTTCCGTGGAAGCCCTCCCGGTCCTCGACCTCGGCGACACCGCGCCCCTTGCGGGTACGGGCGAGAACCGCCGTGGGCCGCCCGGCGGTGGCGGCGGCCTCCTCGAAAGCCGCGTCGACGGCCGCGACGTCATGGCCGTCCACCTCGACCGTGTGCCAGCCGAAGGCGCCCAGCCGCCGTGCGTAGGCATCGAGATCCCAGCCCTCGCGGGTGGGGCCGCGCTGGCCGAGCCGGTTGACGTCCACGATCAGGGTCAGCTGGTCGAGTTCCTCGTACGCGGCCGCCTCGACCGCCTCCCAGACCGAGCCCTCGGCCATCTCGCTGTCCCCGCACAGCACCCAGATCCGGTACGGAACCCGGTCAAGTCGCTGTCCCGCCAGCGCCATGCCCACCCCGATCGGCAGCCCCTGCCCGAGCGAACCCGTGGCCACGTCCACCCACGGCAGCCTGGGTGTGGGATGGCCCTCCAGGGGACTGCCGTCGTGCCGGAACGTGAGCAGTTCCGCACTGTCGATGACACCCGCCGCCCGGTAGAGCGCGTACAGCAGTGGTGAGGCATGTCCCTTGGAGAGGATCAGCCGGTCGTTTCCGGGGTGGTCGGGCCGGTCGAAGTCGTAGCGCAGATGGTGGGCCAGGAGTACGGCGGCGAGATCGGCGG is part of the Streptomyces qinzhouensis genome and harbors:
- a CDS encoding SigB/SigF/SigG family RNA polymerase sigma factor yields the protein MSVTRRRHPHDDAPDTAADFRRLAALPDGVEHDTLRDGLVRAWLPMAHRIAARYRDRGEPLDDLCQVAALALVKAVDGFDPARGPAFVSYAVPTITGEVRRHFRDHTWLLRVPRRTQELRGRVRTAYRELARSGAEPTLAAIAARAGLDPEDVREGLSALHAYAGLSLDAELASGAPGEGLTLADTLGAPDPELDTVVDRVAITPLIAELPEREQRILYLRFFRGMTQSRIAEECGISQMHVSRLLSDTCSELRHRTLSGAA
- a CDS encoding transketolase, producing MHTEELAELGQQLRVDAVRAAAAAGSGHPTSAMSAADLAAVLLAHHLRYDFDRPDHPGNDRLILSKGHASPLLYALYRAAGVIDSAELLTFRHDGSPLEGHPTPRLPWVDVATGSLGQGLPIGVGMALAGQRLDRVPYRIWVLCGDSEMAEGSVWEAVEAAAYEELDQLTLIVDVNRLGQRGPTREGWDLDAYARRLGAFGWHTVEVDGHDVAAVDAAFEEAAATAGRPTAVLARTRKGRGVAEVEDREGFHGKPLPHPERAVDELGGVRDIRVDVTLPQPVPARPAPPLRAVEAPRYRIGDEVATRDAFGEALAALGSLRGDVVVLDGEVGDSTRTAAFARAHPDRSFEFYIAEQQLVAAAVGMRARGYVPFATTFAAFLTRAHDMIRMAAVSEAGIQLCGSHAGVAIGPDGPSQMGLEDLAMMRAVHGSTVLYPCDANQTADLVRRMAQLPGIGYLRTSRGAAPVLYGPGEEFPVGGSRLLRAADGDRVTVVAAGVTVHEALKAADLLAGAGIGLRVLDLYSVKPVDAEALEAAADATGCLMTVEDHRPEGGIGDAVASAFADGRPLPRLVRLAVRTMPGSAAPDEQLAHAGIDAETIAAAVRLLVGEAVVS